One Mesorhizobium loti genomic window carries:
- a CDS encoding ABC transporter: MTVAGAETAFHIDAVRFAVGERTLLGPVSLELQRSRVYGLIGHNGSGKSTLIKLLARQQPASSGAITFVKRPLPQWGARELARALAYLPQTTPAATGLTVRELATLGRYPWHGALGRFSAEDRRHVEEALALTDMDGFADRLVDELSGGERQRAWLAMLVAQNAGVMLLDEPISALDIAHQVEVLGLVKELSRKRDLCVVVVLHDPNMAARYCDELIALKDGKLLTRGTPGEIMRGDVLKGIFGVEMGVFAHPVTGQPVGYVQ, encoded by the coding sequence ATGACCGTGGCTGGAGCCGAGACGGCCTTTCATATCGACGCGGTGCGGTTTGCCGTCGGCGAGCGGACGCTGCTCGGTCCGGTTTCGCTCGAACTGCAACGCTCGCGCGTCTACGGGCTAATCGGTCACAATGGTTCGGGCAAGTCGACGCTGATCAAGCTTTTGGCCCGCCAGCAGCCGGCAAGCTCGGGCGCCATCACTTTCGTCAAACGGCCGCTGCCGCAATGGGGCGCCCGTGAGCTCGCCCGCGCGCTCGCCTATCTGCCGCAGACGACGCCGGCCGCAACCGGCCTCACCGTGCGCGAACTGGCGACGCTCGGGCGCTATCCCTGGCATGGCGCGCTCGGCCGCTTCAGCGCGGAAGACAGGCGCCATGTCGAGGAGGCGCTTGCGCTGACCGACATGGACGGTTTTGCCGACCGGCTGGTCGATGAATTGTCCGGCGGCGAGCGCCAGCGCGCCTGGCTTGCCATGCTGGTGGCGCAGAATGCCGGCGTCATGTTGCTCGACGAGCCGATCTCAGCACTCGACATCGCCCATCAGGTCGAGGTGCTGGGGCTGGTCAAGGAACTCAGCCGCAAACGCGACCTGTGCGTCGTCGTCGTGCTGCACGATCCCAACATGGCGGCGCGCTATTGCGACGAGCTGATCGCGCTGAAGGACGGCAAGCTGCTGACCCGCGGCACGCCAGGCGAAATCATGCGCGGCGACGTGCTCAAGGGCATTTTCGGCGTCGAGATGGGCGTGTTCGCGCATCCCGTCACCGGCCAGCCCGTCGGCTACGTGCAGTAG
- a CDS encoding isochorismatase hydrolase: MIRATPFDYPYDGRLVAENTALVVIDLQQDFLSTTGYFARKGYDPSPLRAILPTVNRLISAARRAGVRIIHTRQGYRADMADMTPYEKWRRKRSDLDGTDVLLRSGAGFQIVPEIDVAPDDIIVDKTCNSAFTYTDFELVLRAQGITHLMFSGCTTDVCVHTTLREACDRNFQCLTIPDACASGDRQAHEAALHMVTVEDGVFGVLADSAAVIDGLSRLSHRRHADD; the protein is encoded by the coding sequence ATGATCAGGGCAACACCCTTCGACTACCCCTATGACGGCAGGCTGGTGGCCGAAAACACCGCACTTGTCGTCATCGACCTGCAGCAGGATTTCCTGTCGACCACGGGCTACTTCGCCCGAAAGGGATATGACCCCTCGCCGCTGCGGGCGATCCTGCCGACGGTGAACCGGCTGATATCAGCCGCGCGCAGGGCCGGGGTGAGGATCATCCACACCAGGCAGGGCTATCGCGCCGACATGGCCGACATGACGCCTTACGAGAAATGGCGCCGCAAGCGCTCCGATCTCGACGGCACCGATGTATTGCTGCGCTCGGGCGCGGGGTTCCAGATCGTCCCGGAGATCGATGTCGCGCCCGATGACATCATCGTCGACAAGACCTGCAACAGCGCCTTCACCTATACGGATTTCGAGCTCGTGCTGCGCGCGCAAGGCATCACGCATCTGATGTTTTCCGGCTGCACGACCGACGTTTGCGTCCACACCACGCTGCGCGAGGCCTGCGACCGCAATTTTCAGTGCCTGACAATCCCGGACGCCTGCGCCAGCGGCGACAGACAAGCCCACGAGGCGGCCCTGCACATGGTGACGGTCGAGGACGGCGTCTTCGGCGTCCTGGCTGATTCGGCCGCCGTCATCGACGGCCTTTCGCGGCTTAGCCACAGGCGTCACGCAGACGATTGA
- a CDS encoding flavin-dependent oxidoreductase, F420-dependent methylene-tetrahydromethanopterin reductase, which yields MPIEFTHVPGKTADAAVPFFYDFAETATKLGLIEDGGFQKIVVDDPAGLLTNMDLGAQVLNRTASLEVVLTHWAGVIDPTVAARQLASIDRESGGRLALRMISEPLNDDDAETRPVGHGVIWQRIDEYLVLLKRLWSNDRPFDHEGAFYSIKGGYVPRKGPHGADLTIRMGGQSGTALKVAGRHADVFELAPGSIDEVRQLMERVRGAAAEHGRAGKLRFALPVRIHRGASAAGHKAVDLSGPPAQVALSLLAYAGLGIDEFMIVGVDTPREIATVGRETIALLRNSLARREQDAFQPGAYAPRTGLETRAAG from the coding sequence ATGCCGATCGAATTCACCCATGTCCCCGGCAAGACCGCCGATGCCGCCGTTCCCTTCTTCTACGACTTCGCCGAGACCGCCACCAAGCTCGGGCTGATCGAGGATGGCGGCTTCCAGAAGATCGTCGTCGACGATCCGGCCGGGCTGCTGACCAATATGGATCTTGGTGCCCAGGTGCTCAATCGCACCGCGTCACTGGAAGTCGTTTTGACCCATTGGGCCGGCGTGATCGACCCGACGGTGGCTGCGCGCCAGTTGGCGTCGATCGACAGGGAGAGCGGCGGACGGCTGGCGCTCAGGATGATCAGCGAGCCGTTGAACGACGACGACGCCGAGACACGGCCGGTCGGGCATGGCGTCATCTGGCAGCGCATCGACGAATATCTGGTGCTTTTGAAGCGGCTGTGGTCGAACGACCGGCCTTTCGATCACGAAGGCGCCTTCTACAGCATCAAGGGCGGTTACGTGCCGCGCAAAGGCCCGCACGGCGCGGACCTGACCATCCGCATGGGTGGACAGTCTGGAACGGCGCTGAAAGTGGCCGGCCGGCATGCCGATGTCTTCGAACTGGCGCCGGGCTCGATCGACGAGGTCCGGCAGCTGATGGAGCGGGTGCGTGGCGCCGCGGCCGAACATGGCCGGGCCGGCAAGCTGCGCTTCGCGCTTCCGGTCAGGATCCACCGAGGCGCTTCGGCCGCCGGCCACAAGGCGGTCGACCTGTCCGGGCCGCCGGCCCAGGTCGCGCTGTCGCTGCTTGCCTATGCCGGGCTCGGGATCGACGAATTCATGATCGTCGGCGTTGACACGCCGCGCGAGATCGCGACAGTCGGCCGCGAAACGATCGCCCTGCTGCGCAATTCGCTGGCGCGCCGCGAACAGGATGCTTTCCAGCCGGGGGCCTACGCGCCTCGCACCGGGCTGGAGACGCGGGCAGCAGGCTGA
- a CDS encoding short-chain dehydrogenase/reductase SDR, with the protein MGERLAGKVAIISGGATGMGGAASELFAAEGAKVAIIDRNGEAAATTAAAIRARGHTAEHFVADVSDEAQVQAAVNGAAEKLGPVTVLFNHAGTIVIKPFLETTVQEWDWLHAVNVRSMFLMTRAVLPGMIAAGGGSIVCTSSISAVAATPNEVLYDTTKGACHMFARAIAVEFRDRNIRCNAVCPGFIRTPHGLREVADLGKLGVDVSDAALAAQQGRIGEPEEVAKAALYLASDEASFVNGAHLFVDNGFTAM; encoded by the coding sequence ATGGGCGAAAGACTGGCCGGCAAGGTCGCCATCATCTCGGGCGGCGCGACGGGTATGGGCGGGGCAGCTTCGGAACTGTTCGCGGCCGAAGGCGCCAAGGTGGCGATCATCGACCGCAACGGCGAGGCGGCGGCCACAACGGCGGCGGCGATCCGCGCGCGGGGACACACGGCCGAGCATTTTGTCGCCGACGTATCCGACGAAGCGCAGGTTCAGGCGGCGGTGAACGGCGCGGCGGAAAAACTCGGGCCGGTCACGGTGCTGTTCAACCATGCCGGCACCATCGTGATAAAGCCATTCCTGGAGACGACGGTGCAGGAATGGGACTGGCTGCACGCCGTCAATGTCCGCTCGATGTTCCTGATGACGCGTGCCGTGCTGCCCGGCATGATCGCGGCCGGCGGCGGCTCGATCGTCTGCACCTCGTCGATCTCGGCGGTGGCGGCGACACCGAACGAGGTGCTCTACGACACCACCAAGGGCGCCTGCCACATGTTCGCCCGCGCCATCGCGGTGGAGTTCCGCGACCGCAACATCCGCTGCAACGCCGTCTGCCCCGGCTTCATCCGCACGCCACACGGCCTGCGCGAGGTCGCCGATTTGGGCAAGCTCGGTGTCGATGTGTCAGATGCCGCGCTGGCGGCGCAGCAGGGGCGCATCGGCGAGCCGGAAGAGGTGGCGAAGGCGGCGCTGTATCTGGCGAGCGATGAGGCCAGCTTCGTCAACGGGGCGCATCTGTTCGTGGACAATGGTTTTACGGCGATGTGA
- a CDS encoding Polypeptide-transport-associated domain protein ShlB-type — MGERWLGEAETERGMAQSCPRVDFKKSLPTVGAGPPLRPLRGHLSPAHGGGEEPQALYRSSLRNGFNNADGATALRDITAIATMVKMKGSIRNAS; from the coding sequence GTGGGGGAGAGGTGGCTCGGCGAAGCCGAGACGGAGAGGGGGATGGCGCAATCCTGTCCGAGAGTAGATTTCAAGAAATCCCTTCCAACCGTCGGCGCCGGCCCCCCTCTCCGACCGCTTCGCGGCCACCTCTCCCCCGCCCATGGCGGGGGCGAGGAACCCCAAGCCCTCTACCGCTCTTCCCTACGAAACGGCTTCAACAACGCCGACGGCGCCACCGCGTTGCGCGACATCACCGCCATCGCAACGATGGTAAAGATGAAGGGCAGCATCAGGAACGCTTCGTAA
- a CDS encoding sugar ABC transporter permease, rbsC-2 translates to MSVVFEQIFQVGFLAAIIRIATPLAFATLGEMFSERAGVLNLGIEGIMLLCAMTGFTATSLSGSLWLGVLVAVLTGMLMGALHALFTVALGLSQHVCGIGVTLFSSGLAYFLYRLIFGQQSVPPSIKGFQTLPIPVLSDIPVLGPAVFNQFALVYMAILAIPLAAFVLYRTPWGLSVRMVGENPRAADSAGVSVIATRFQAVILGGALMGLAGAFLSMAQFNAFTFGVVSGRGWVAIALVVFGRWDPWRSAGAALLFAFVDALQLRMQASGLGHIPYEAFLMLPFIFTIVAMAVMSRNAVAPSALLKPFRREER, encoded by the coding sequence ATGAGCGTGGTGTTCGAACAGATCTTCCAGGTTGGTTTCCTGGCCGCCATCATCCGCATCGCCACGCCTTTGGCTTTCGCCACGCTTGGGGAGATGTTTTCCGAGCGGGCCGGCGTGCTCAATCTCGGCATCGAAGGCATCATGCTGCTCTGCGCCATGACCGGCTTCACCGCCACCAGCCTCAGCGGCAGCCTGTGGCTCGGCGTGCTGGTGGCGGTGCTGACCGGCATGCTGATGGGCGCGCTGCATGCGCTGTTCACGGTGGCGCTGGGCCTGAGCCAGCATGTCTGCGGCATCGGCGTCACGCTGTTTTCGTCGGGCCTTGCCTATTTCCTCTACCGGTTGATCTTCGGCCAGCAATCGGTGCCGCCGAGCATCAAGGGTTTTCAGACGCTGCCGATCCCGGTTCTGTCAGACATTCCGGTGCTCGGGCCGGCTGTGTTCAACCAGTTCGCGCTGGTCTACATGGCGATCCTGGCCATCCCGCTCGCCGCCTTCGTGCTCTACCGCACGCCCTGGGGCCTGTCGGTGCGCATGGTCGGCGAGAACCCGCGCGCAGCGGACTCCGCCGGCGTCAGCGTCATTGCCACCCGCTTCCAGGCTGTCATCCTCGGCGGTGCGCTGATGGGACTGGCCGGCGCCTTCCTGTCGATGGCACAGTTCAACGCCTTCACCTTCGGCGTCGTCTCCGGTCGCGGCTGGGTGGCGATCGCGCTGGTCGTGTTCGGCCGCTGGGATCCGTGGCGCTCGGCGGGTGCCGCGCTGCTGTTCGCCTTCGTCGATGCCTTGCAATTGCGCATGCAGGCGAGCGGGCTCGGGCATATCCCTTACGAAGCGTTCCTGATGCTGCCCTTCATCTTTACCATCGTTGCGATGGCGGTGATGTCGCGCAACGCGGTGGCGCCGTCGGCGTTGTTGAAGCCGTTTCGTAGGGAAGAGCGGTAG
- a CDS encoding sugar ABC transporter permease, rbsC-1, whose amino-acid sequence MFRLEVRTSTPTWFNLALPLVAIAATLVLCSGLIALAGAGVLESYGVMFTASLGDSYAITETLVRAAPMIFTGLAVAVAFRAKFWNIGAEGQLLAGAVASCFVGAIPMPGPLAMLLMAVAGAAAGAVVALVPATLRVKFKVDDVVSSLLLNSVIYYALMALIEGPWKDSFSGYPISPPIEDSANFPVLIEGTRLHLGVIVALIAAPLIWFLIARTTLGFRIRVTGENPEAARYGGIHVERVLLSTALLSGALAGLAGVGEVGGVHFQVMSDISPGYGYSGIVVAMLARLNPLGVVPAAIFLAAVMTGAEAMSRATGVPAFLSDVIQGTALLAMLVALLFTAYRIRRVGAAS is encoded by the coding sequence ATGTTTCGTCTGGAAGTCCGCACCTCGACGCCGACCTGGTTCAATCTCGCTCTACCGTTGGTGGCGATCGCGGCGACGCTTGTGCTGTGCAGCGGCCTGATCGCGCTGGCGGGTGCGGGCGTGCTCGAATCCTATGGCGTCATGTTCACGGCTTCGCTCGGCGACAGCTACGCAATCACTGAAACGCTGGTGCGCGCGGCACCGATGATCTTCACCGGGCTGGCGGTCGCCGTCGCCTTCCGGGCAAAATTCTGGAACATCGGCGCCGAGGGGCAGTTGCTGGCCGGCGCGGTGGCCAGCTGCTTTGTCGGCGCCATCCCGATGCCGGGGCCGCTCGCCATGCTGCTGATGGCCGTGGCGGGCGCCGCCGCCGGAGCCGTGGTTGCGCTGGTGCCGGCGACGCTGCGGGTCAAATTCAAGGTCGACGATGTCGTCAGTTCGCTGCTGCTCAACTCGGTCATCTATTACGCGCTGATGGCGCTGATCGAGGGGCCGTGGAAAGATAGTTTCAGCGGCTATCCGATCTCGCCGCCGATCGAGGATTCGGCCAATTTCCCGGTGCTGATCGAAGGCACGCGACTGCATCTCGGCGTCATCGTGGCGCTGATCGCCGCACCGTTGATCTGGTTCCTGATCGCGCGCACGACGCTCGGCTTCAGGATCAGGGTCACCGGCGAAAATCCGGAAGCCGCCCGCTATGGCGGCATCCATGTCGAGCGTGTGCTGCTCTCGACCGCGCTGCTGTCCGGCGCGCTGGCGGGGCTTGCCGGCGTCGGCGAAGTCGGCGGCGTGCATTTCCAGGTGATGAGCGACATTTCGCCGGGCTACGGCTATTCCGGCATCGTCGTCGCCATGCTGGCGCGACTCAATCCGCTCGGTGTCGTGCCGGCGGCGATCTTCCTCGCCGCCGTGATGACCGGCGCCGAGGCGATGTCGCGGGCGACCGGCGTGCCGGCTTTCCTCAGCGACGTCATCCAGGGCACCGCACTGCTCGCCATGCTGGTCGCGCTGCTGTTCACCGCCTATCGCATCCGCCGCGTTGGAGCAGCATCATGA
- a CDS encoding ABC transporter, protein MPTPAPLIEMRGITKSFGAVKANEAVDLSVAPGEILGLLGENGAGKTTLMNVLFGAYAPDAGEILIQGKKVRITSSADALAAGIGMVHQHFHLAPRLTVLENLLIGIPGKSGRIDRAGGLARLAEIGRQHGLTLDPDLPVSALSVGEQQRLEIVKALFRGAKLLILDEPTAVLAPSEVDGLFSALRSMAAQGLGIIFISHKLNEVRALTHRCTVLRLGRVAGRVDDPANTTSAAMAELMCGHEIVPPARGPSTPGAAVLTLDGISTSKHAGMVLRDVSLAVRAGEILGIAGVSGNGQRALAEVISGVRAPDAGRMTIAGQKVTRFSPREVQALGLGRIPEDRMTTGLVTNLPLADSMVLPRIGTAAFSSKGLLKPDAIRAFAEEQIKAYDIRCPGPMTRAGALSGGNLQKALLARELAFDPKVLIVSQPTRGLDIGAARFIHEKFLDMRAKGCGIIVIGEDLEELLVLCDRIAVMYEGRIVGTLDSTDATIARLGLLMTGAEGHG, encoded by the coding sequence TTGCCGACGCCCGCCCCACTCATCGAAATGCGTGGCATCACCAAGAGCTTTGGCGCCGTCAAGGCGAACGAGGCTGTTGACCTCAGCGTCGCGCCCGGTGAAATCCTCGGCCTGCTGGGCGAGAACGGCGCCGGCAAGACGACGCTGATGAACGTGTTGTTCGGCGCCTATGCGCCGGATGCCGGTGAGATACTCATCCAGGGCAAGAAGGTGCGGATCACCAGTTCGGCCGATGCGCTGGCCGCCGGCATCGGCATGGTGCACCAGCATTTTCATCTGGCGCCACGGCTCACCGTGCTGGAAAACCTGCTGATCGGCATCCCGGGCAAATCGGGGCGGATCGATCGCGCCGGCGGGCTGGCGCGGCTGGCTGAAATCGGCCGCCAGCATGGGCTGACGCTCGACCCTGATCTTCCGGTCTCGGCGCTGTCGGTCGGCGAGCAGCAGCGGCTCGAAATCGTCAAGGCGCTGTTTCGCGGCGCCAAGCTCCTGATACTCGACGAGCCGACGGCCGTGCTGGCGCCGAGCGAGGTCGACGGGCTGTTTTCGGCATTGCGGTCGATGGCGGCGCAGGGCCTCGGCATCATCTTCATATCGCACAAGCTCAACGAGGTGCGGGCGCTGACACATCGCTGCACGGTGCTGCGGCTTGGCCGTGTCGCCGGCCGCGTCGATGACCCCGCCAACACGACGTCGGCCGCCATGGCTGAGCTGATGTGCGGCCACGAGATCGTACCGCCGGCCAGGGGGCCATCGACACCAGGGGCGGCGGTGCTGACGCTCGACGGCATTTCCACGTCAAAGCATGCGGGCATGGTGCTCCGCGACGTCTCGCTTGCCGTCCGTGCCGGCGAAATCCTCGGCATTGCCGGCGTGTCGGGCAATGGCCAGCGGGCGCTGGCGGAGGTCATCTCCGGCGTGCGTGCGCCCGATGCCGGCCGGATGACGATCGCCGGCCAGAAGGTCACGCGGTTCTCGCCGCGCGAGGTGCAGGCGCTTGGTCTCGGCCGTATCCCGGAAGACCGCATGACGACGGGTCTGGTGACCAATTTGCCGCTCGCCGATTCCATGGTGCTGCCGCGCATTGGCACCGCCGCCTTCAGTAGCAAAGGCCTGCTCAAGCCCGATGCGATCCGAGCCTTTGCCGAAGAACAGATCAAGGCCTATGATATCAGATGTCCCGGGCCGATGACGCGTGCCGGGGCGCTGTCGGGCGGCAATCTGCAGAAGGCGCTTTTGGCGCGCGAGCTCGCCTTCGATCCCAAGGTCTTGATCGTCTCGCAGCCGACGCGCGGCCTCGACATCGGTGCCGCGCGTTTCATTCACGAAAAGTTCCTCGACATGCGGGCCAAGGGCTGCGGCATCATCGTCATCGGCGAGGATCTGGAAGAGCTGCTGGTGCTCTGCGACCGGATCGCGGTGATGTATGAGGGCCGCATCGTCGGCACGCTCGACAGCACTGACGCGACGATCGCGCGGCTCGGCCTGCTGATGACCGGGGCGGAGGGGCACGGTTGA
- a CDS encoding basic membrane lipoprotein: protein MENRKNKFSSTREGISRRNVLELGALGLAAAMLPGAAFAKDKKLKVAAIFATPIEEPWDNQIHVALQKAQKELGIDYKWSEKVQTADFSRVMREYAQGGYQLVLGDAFAAERESRRTAKQFPKTAFLFGSGAGPAEPNFGVFDNWIHEPAYLSGMIAGKMSKSGTVGAVAAMGIPEVNRLVNAFFAGAKEVNPNVKKKVAFIGSFFDPPKAKEAAVAQIDAGVDVIYAERFGVIEAAVEKKILAISNMSDQSSLGPDTVITGPVWDMYPTVEQAIKLVKAGVYTAQDYGDFSRMAKGGSYLAPYHKFDKTLPAEVKDLVEKKKAEILEGNFRVDVDENTPVSD from the coding sequence ATGGAAAACCGGAAGAACAAATTTTCGTCGACACGCGAAGGGATTTCGCGGCGCAACGTGTTGGAGCTCGGCGCGCTTGGCCTGGCTGCCGCGATGCTGCCGGGCGCGGCTTTCGCCAAGGACAAGAAGCTGAAAGTGGCGGCGATCTTCGCCACGCCGATAGAGGAGCCATGGGACAACCAGATCCATGTCGCCTTGCAGAAGGCGCAGAAGGAACTCGGCATCGACTACAAATGGTCCGAGAAGGTGCAGACCGCCGACTTCAGCCGCGTCATGCGCGAATATGCGCAAGGCGGCTATCAGCTGGTGCTGGGCGATGCCTTCGCCGCCGAGCGTGAATCGCGCCGCACGGCCAAGCAGTTCCCGAAGACCGCCTTCCTGTTCGGCTCCGGCGCTGGGCCGGCGGAACCCAATTTCGGCGTCTTCGACAACTGGATCCATGAGCCCGCCTACCTCTCCGGCATGATCGCCGGCAAGATGTCGAAGTCGGGCACGGTTGGTGCGGTCGCGGCGATGGGCATTCCGGAAGTGAACCGTCTGGTCAACGCCTTCTTCGCTGGCGCCAAGGAGGTCAACCCGAACGTCAAGAAGAAGGTCGCCTTCATCGGTTCCTTCTTCGATCCGCCCAAGGCCAAGGAAGCTGCGGTCGCGCAGATCGACGCCGGCGTCGACGTGATCTATGCCGAGCGCTTCGGCGTTATCGAGGCGGCGGTCGAGAAGAAGATCCTCGCCATCTCCAACATGTCCGACCAGTCGAGCCTCGGCCCCGACACGGTCATCACCGGCCCGGTTTGGGACATGTATCCGACGGTCGAACAGGCGATCAAACTGGTCAAGGCCGGCGTCTACACCGCGCAGGACTATGGCGATTTCTCGCGCATGGCCAAGGGTGGCTCCTATCTCGCCCCCTACCACAAGTTCGACAAGACGCTGCCTGCGGAGGTCAAGGATCTGGTCGAGAAGAAGAAGGCCGAGATTCTTGAGGGCAATTTCCGCGTCGACGTGGATGAGAACACGCCGGTTTCGGATTGA
- a CDS encoding beta-ketoadipyl CoA thiolase, translating into MREPEKQRLHDMAEAYICDYIRTPIGRFGGSLSSVRADDLGAIPLKALIERNAGIDWQAVDDVVYGCANQAGEDNRNVARMALLLAGLPKEIPGSTVNRLCGSGMDALTIAARAIKAGEAELMIAGGVESMSRAPFVMPKADTAFSRNAEIYDTTIGWRFVNPLMKKQYGVDSMPETGENVAEDFSVSRADQDAFAVRSQDKAVAAQANGRLAKEITAVTIPQRKGDAVVVSKDEHPRAGTTVEALAKLPTPFRQGGTVTAGNASGVNDGAAALIVASEAAVKKYGLTPIARILGGAAAGVAPRIMGIGPAPATQKLCARLGLTPQQFDVIELNEAFASQGIAVLRQLGIAEDAEHVNPNGGAIALGHPLGMSGARISGTAALELRERGGRYALATMCIGVGQGIAIALERA; encoded by the coding sequence ATGAGGGAACCGGAAAAGCAAAGGCTGCATGACATGGCCGAGGCCTATATCTGCGACTATATCCGCACGCCGATCGGCCGCTTCGGTGGCTCGCTCTCCTCGGTGCGCGCCGACGATCTCGGCGCCATACCGCTGAAAGCGCTGATCGAGCGCAATGCCGGCATCGACTGGCAGGCGGTCGACGACGTCGTCTATGGCTGCGCCAACCAGGCCGGCGAGGACAACCGCAACGTGGCGCGTATGGCGCTGCTCCTGGCCGGCCTGCCGAAGGAAATCCCGGGTTCGACCGTCAACCGGCTGTGCGGGTCGGGCATGGATGCGCTGACCATCGCCGCGCGCGCCATCAAGGCCGGCGAGGCGGAGCTGATGATTGCCGGCGGCGTCGAATCGATGAGCCGGGCGCCCTTTGTCATGCCCAAGGCCGACACGGCGTTTTCGCGCAATGCCGAGATCTACGACACCACCATTGGCTGGCGCTTCGTCAATCCCCTGATGAAAAAGCAGTACGGCGTCGATTCGATGCCCGAAACCGGCGAGAATGTCGCCGAGGATTTTTCCGTCTCGCGCGCAGACCAGGACGCCTTTGCTGTGCGCAGTCAGGACAAGGCGGTCGCCGCGCAGGCCAATGGCAGGCTGGCCAAGGAAATCACCGCGGTGACCATCCCGCAGCGCAAGGGCGATGCGGTGGTGGTTTCGAAAGACGAGCATCCCCGGGCCGGCACCACGGTGGAGGCGCTGGCCAAATTGCCGACGCCGTTCCGGCAAGGTGGCACGGTGACGGCCGGCAATGCATCCGGCGTCAATGACGGCGCCGCGGCGCTGATCGTTGCTTCCGAGGCGGCGGTCAAGAAATATGGCCTGACGCCGATCGCCCGCATCCTTGGCGGGGCCGCCGCCGGCGTTGCGCCGCGCATCATGGGGATCGGCCCGGCGCCGGCGACGCAAAAACTGTGCGCGCGGCTTGGCCTGACGCCGCAACAGTTCGACGTCATCGAGCTCAACGAAGCCTTCGCCTCGCAAGGCATCGCCGTGTTGCGCCAGCTCGGCATTGCCGAGGATGCTGAGCACGTCAACCCGAATGGCGGCGCCATCGCACTCGGCCATCCGCTGGGCATGTCGGGCGCGCGTATCTCCGGCACGGCGGCGCTGGAGCTTCGTGAGCGCGGCGGCCGCTATGCGCTGGCGACGATGTGCATCGGCGTCGGCCAGGGCATCGCCATCGCGCTCGAACGGGCCTGA
- a CDS encoding 3-oxoadipate CoA-transferase — MSDNQNPLGFTPNEMMTIAASRALRNDDVCFVGIGAPSAACNVARLTHAPDITLIYESGTIGTAPDVLPLSIGDGELCETAVTTVAVPEMFRYWLQGGRISIGFLGAAQLDKFGNINTTVIGDYFHPKTRLPGGGGAPEIATSSQEIYITMAQTKRGMVETIDFFTSFGHGEGGDHRQRLGIDTAGPTLLITDLAIWKPDPVTKEFTVVSLHPGVTRQQVQESCGWVVKFAEALDETPAPSELELNTLRDLQARTKAAHEGTGKAKAA, encoded by the coding sequence ATGAGCGACAATCAGAACCCTTTGGGCTTCACCCCCAACGAAATGATGACGATCGCCGCCAGCCGAGCGCTGCGGAATGACGATGTCTGCTTCGTCGGCATCGGCGCGCCGTCCGCCGCCTGCAATGTGGCGCGGCTGACGCATGCGCCCGATATCACGCTGATCTACGAGAGCGGCACGATCGGCACCGCGCCCGACGTTCTGCCGTTGTCGATCGGCGACGGCGAATTGTGCGAGACCGCCGTCACCACCGTCGCGGTGCCGGAAATGTTCCGCTACTGGCTGCAGGGCGGCCGCATTTCGATCGGCTTCCTCGGTGCGGCCCAGCTCGACAAGTTCGGCAACATCAACACCACGGTGATCGGCGACTATTTCCATCCCAAGACCAGGCTGCCCGGCGGCGGCGGCGCGCCGGAGATCGCGACCTCGTCGCAGGAGATCTACATCACCATGGCGCAGACCAAGCGCGGCATGGTCGAGACGATCGATTTCTTCACCTCCTTCGGCCATGGCGAGGGCGGCGATCACCGCCAGCGGCTGGGCATCGACACCGCCGGTCCGACGCTGCTGATCACCGACCTCGCCATCTGGAAGCCGGATCCGGTGACCAAGGAATTCACCGTCGTGTCGCTGCATCCCGGCGTCACCCGCCAGCAGGTGCAGGAGAGCTGTGGCTGGGTGGTTAAGTTCGCCGAGGCGCTTGACGAAACACCGGCGCCAAGCGAACTCGAACTCAATACATTGCGCGACCTGCAGGCCCGCACCAAGGCGGCGCATGAGGGAACCGGAAAAGCAAAGGCTGCATGA